From Pelmatolapia mariae isolate MD_Pm_ZW linkage group LG1, Pm_UMD_F_2, whole genome shotgun sequence, one genomic window encodes:
- the senp8 gene encoding sentrin-specific protease 8, producing the protein MDPVVLSYHDSLLRRSDVSLLEGPYWLNDQVIGFAFEYFAAERFRVLGEAVIFISPEVTQFIKCASCPDELALFLEPLDLASRRWVFLAVNDNSNQTAGGSHWSLLLYHHNSNHFAHYDSQNGSNSLHARRIASKLEPFLGAGRKALFVEEPCPSQQNSYDCGMYVICIAEALCEKARVEGSPRLPVQMITPAYITQKRAEWCRLIQSLAQNDLCCSLSFP; encoded by the coding sequence ATGGATCCTGTAGTGCTCAGCTATCATGACAGCCTGTTGCGGCGCTCTGATGTCTCTCTACTGGAAGGACCTTACTGGCTTAATGACCAAGTCATTGGTTTTGCCTTTGAGTACTTTGCTGCTGAGCGCTTTAGAGTCCTGGGGGAAGCCGTCATCTTTATCAGCCCAGAGGTCACACAGTTCATCAAATGTGCTTCCTGCCCTGATGAGTTGGCATTGTTTCTGGAGCCACTGGATCTTGCTTCTCGTCGCTGGGTCTTCCTAGCCGTGAACGACAACTCCAACCAGACCGCTGGAGGGTCCCACTGGAGCCTCTTGCTTTATCATCACAACTCCAACCACTTTGCCCACTATGACTCTCAAAATGGCAGCAATTCACTTCACGCACGGCGCATCGCCAGCAAGTTGGAGCCTTTCCTGGGCGCAGGGAGGAAAGCGCTGTTTGTCGAGGAGCCTTGCCCATCCCAGCAGAACAGCTATGACTGTGGCATGTATGTTATCTGTATTGCCGAGGCCTTGTGCGAGAAGGCCCGGGTGGAGGGCTCGCCACGCCTTCCTGTGCAAATGATCACCCCAGCCTACATCACCCAGAAGAGGGCCGAGTGGTGCAGACTGATCCAGAGCTTAGCTCAGAATGACCTCTGCTGCTCACTGTCTTTCCCTTAG